The following are encoded together in the Lathyrus oleraceus cultivar Zhongwan6 chromosome 3, CAAS_Psat_ZW6_1.0, whole genome shotgun sequence genome:
- the LOC127126672 gene encoding uncharacterized protein LOC127126672: MGLQIPHDNNLEDDDQPICTNVDSSLHKTDPHDVLLHSPSDFDFQSDLKKLSSQLDNNESYVAPRLQKFISEQDLRKDILRRFSSFLVSSVVFLGLFYNIWSWSCLLPLQKQHIHRFSIWTSMLGLFGFLVFVCAVALMVLVGAVFTPMQKAMLIVWLVLMHLQSANSILEICVILLAGFFMASYAFWKKESPNNESDVKSSNIC, encoded by the exons ATGGGTCTTCAAATTCCACATGACAACAACCTTGAAGACGACGACCAACCGATCTGTACGAACGTCGATTCATCCCTTCATAAAACAGATCCTCATGATGTGCTCTTACATAGTCCG TCTGATTTTGATTTCCAGAGTGATTTGAAGAAATTGTCCTCCCAGCTGGATAATAATGAATCGTACGTTGCTCCTCGCTTACAAAAATTCATTTCAGAACAGGACTTACGCAAGGATATTCTACGACGTTTCTCATCTTTTTTAGTCTCAAGTGTTGTTTTTCTTGGTCTTTTCTACAATATATGGAGCTGGAGCTGCCTATTACCCCTGCAAAAACAACATATTCACCGCTTTTCCATTTGGACGTCCATGCTGGGGTTGTTTGGTTTTCTGGTGTTTGTTTGTGCTGTGGCTCTAATGGTTCTAGTTGGTGCAGTATTCACCCCTATGCAGAAAGCTATGCTTATCGTTTGGCTTGTTTTGATGCATCTTCAATCTGCCAACTCAATCCTTGAAATTTGCGTTATATTACTCGCTGGATTTTTCATGGCGTCGTATGCTTTTTGGAAAAAGGAATCACCAAATAATGAAAGTGATGTCAAATCCTCAAATATATGCTAG
- the LOC127126670 gene encoding uncharacterized protein LOC127126670, whose translation METPSDVNSFELLELNPNQQVRTQNVSAGVRRIFDEANRTTDVVLHNDFSWTSFISFAAGSMRDLPPKHYGFLLLLFGGILSYLTKTCAPLFDTFQAEKTTNTPESLLTLEGAFYAFFPQVAHITGFIMCWIITFILILPLRFAPQIFSGLLWLCSTIIYFVELVQKTSASGLHVAFGDSFKLHVFWFVIAQAFGFSFIIGLMVFLIVYLSWKFFHNGHTRAAEVGLNDVLSLAI comes from the exons ATGGAG ACTCCATCGGATGTAAATTCGTTTGAACTGCTTGAACTGAATCCG AACCAGCAGGTGCGTACCCAGAATGTATCAGCCGGAGTTCGTAGGATCTTTGATGAG GCAAACAGAACAACTGATGTTGtcctgcataatgattttagcTGGACGTCTTTTATATCTTTTGCAGCGGGGAGTATGCGTGATCTTCCTCCAAAACATTACGGATTCTTACTACTGTTATTCGGTGGCATCCTAAGTTACCTCACAAAAACCTGCGCCCCACTATTTGATACCTTTCAAGCTGAAAAAACCACAAACACCCCAGAGTCTCTGTTAACCTTAGAGGGAGCATTTTATGCTTTCTTTCCTCAGGTAGCACATATCACCGGTTTCATAATGTGCTGGATTATAACTTTTATCCTCATTTTGCCGCTACGATTTGCACCACAAATATTTTCTGGGCTTCTTTGGCTTTGTTCAACAATCATTTACTTTGTTGAGCTGGTGCAAAAGACTTCCGCTTCAGGGCTTCACGTGGCTTTCGGAGACTCGTTCAAGCTGCATGTGTTTTGGTTTGTAATTGCACAGGCGTTTGGGTTTTCTTTTATTATTGGGTTAATGGTATTCCTAATTGTTTACTTGAGTTGGAAGTTCTTTCATAATGGCCACACTAGGGCTGCGGAAGTTGGTTTAAATGATGTGTTGTCCTTAGCCATTTAA